A DNA window from Sphaeramia orbicularis chromosome 22, fSphaOr1.1, whole genome shotgun sequence contains the following coding sequences:
- the metap1 gene encoding methionine aminopeptidase 1 isoform X2, whose translation MRSVASRLLLRGSTPPTDEGMASTEARRECETEGCSKDAKLQCPTCIKLGIQGSYFCSQECFKGSWTSHKLLHKKAKEDKNQNELKNCVEKDTNTDPWPGYRYTGKLRPHYPLTPMRPVPGDIQKPDYADHPRVLPCLPESTVCQESDTATGMSESEQFLKGTSQIKILSADDIEGMRVVCKLAREVLDIAAMMVKPGVTTEEIDHTVHLACTARNCYPSPLNYYNFPKSCCTSVNEVICHGIPDRRPLQEGDILNVDITVYHNGFHGDLNETFYVGEVEEGAKKLVQTTYECLMQAIDSVKPGIRYRELGNIIQKHAQANGFSVVRSYCGHGIHRLFHTAPNVPHYAKNKAVGVMKPGHVFTIEPMICEGGWQDETWPDGWTAVTRDGKRSAQFEHTLLVTETGCEILTRRMEDNGDAHFLSQM comes from the exons ATGCGCAGTGTGGCCAGCCGGCTGCTTCTCCGCGGCTCCACCCCTCCAACAGACGAAGGCATGGCGAGCACCGAGGCTAGAAGGGAGTGTGAAACAGAGGGCTGCAGCAAGGACGCCAAACTTCAGTGTCCCACATGTATCAAGCTTGGGATTCAAGGCTCATATTTCTGTTCACAG GAATGTTTCAAAGGGAGCTGGACTTCTCACAAGTTGCTGCATAAAAAAGCAA AGGAGGATAAGAACCAGAATGAACTTAAAAACTGTGTTGAgaaggacacaaacacagacccatGGCCGGGTTACCGCTACACAGGAAAATTACGCCCTCATTACCCACTG ACTCCCATGAGGCCGGTGCCTGGTGATATCCAAAAACCTGACTATGCTGATCATCCCCGAG TCCTGCCGTGTCTTCCTGAGTCAACAGT CTGCCAGGAGTCAGACACTGCAACAG GGATGTCGGAGTCAGAGCAGTTTTTGAAGGGGACGTCGCAGATCAAGATCCTTTCTGCAGACGACATCGAAGGCATGCGAGTGGTATGCAAG CTGGCACGAGAAGTCCTGGATATCGCAGCCATGATGGTGAAACCAGGTGTTACAACCGAAGAAATCGACCACACTGTTCATCTG GCTTGTACAGCGAGGAACTGCTACCCTTCCCCTCTTAACTATTACAACTTCCCCAAATCCTGCTGCACGTCTGTCAATGAAGTCATCTGTCATGGTATCCCAGACAGAAGACCTCTACAGGAAGGAGATATCCTGAACG TGGACATCACCGTCTACCACAATGGTTTCCATGGTGACCTCAACGAAACCTTCTATGTCGGCGAGGTGGAGGAAGGAGCAAAGAAGCTGGTTCAGACCACATACGAATGCCTTATGCAAGCCATTGATTCTG TAAAGCCTGGCATCCGCTACAGAGAACTAGGTAACATCATCCAGAAGCATGCTCAGGCTAATGGATTCTCTGTGGTGAGGAGCTACTGTGGCCACGGGATCCACAGACTTTTCCACACAGCTCCCAACGTGCCGCACTATGCCA AAAACAAAGCAGTGGGTGTTATGAAGCCTGGTCACGTGTTCACCATTGAGCCCATGATATGCGAAG GTGGCTGGCAAGACGAGACGTGGCCGGACGGCTGGACGGCGGTGACCAGAGACGGGAAGCGGTCAGCTCAGTTCGAACACACCCTCCTGGTAACGGAGACCGGCTGCGAGATCCTGACCCGCCGCATGGAGGACAATGGTGATGCCCATTTCCTGAGCCAAATGTAG
- the metap1 gene encoding methionine aminopeptidase 1 isoform X1, with amino-acid sequence MRSVASRLLLRGSTPPTDEGMASTEARRECETEGCSKDAKLQCPTCIKLGIQGSYFCSQECFKGSWTSHKLLHKKAKEDKNQNELKNCVEKDTNTDPWPGYRYTGKLRPHYPLTPMRPVPGDIQKPDYADHPRGVSNLLPCLPESTVCQESDTATGMSESEQFLKGTSQIKILSADDIEGMRVVCKLAREVLDIAAMMVKPGVTTEEIDHTVHLACTARNCYPSPLNYYNFPKSCCTSVNEVICHGIPDRRPLQEGDILNVDITVYHNGFHGDLNETFYVGEVEEGAKKLVQTTYECLMQAIDSVKPGIRYRELGNIIQKHAQANGFSVVRSYCGHGIHRLFHTAPNVPHYAKNKAVGVMKPGHVFTIEPMICEGGWQDETWPDGWTAVTRDGKRSAQFEHTLLVTETGCEILTRRMEDNGDAHFLSQM; translated from the exons ATGCGCAGTGTGGCCAGCCGGCTGCTTCTCCGCGGCTCCACCCCTCCAACAGACGAAGGCATGGCGAGCACCGAGGCTAGAAGGGAGTGTGAAACAGAGGGCTGCAGCAAGGACGCCAAACTTCAGTGTCCCACATGTATCAAGCTTGGGATTCAAGGCTCATATTTCTGTTCACAG GAATGTTTCAAAGGGAGCTGGACTTCTCACAAGTTGCTGCATAAAAAAGCAA AGGAGGATAAGAACCAGAATGAACTTAAAAACTGTGTTGAgaaggacacaaacacagacccatGGCCGGGTTACCGCTACACAGGAAAATTACGCCCTCATTACCCACTG ACTCCCATGAGGCCGGTGCCTGGTGATATCCAAAAACCTGACTATGCTGATCATCCCCGAG GTGTATCAAACC TCCTGCCGTGTCTTCCTGAGTCAACAGT CTGCCAGGAGTCAGACACTGCAACAG GGATGTCGGAGTCAGAGCAGTTTTTGAAGGGGACGTCGCAGATCAAGATCCTTTCTGCAGACGACATCGAAGGCATGCGAGTGGTATGCAAG CTGGCACGAGAAGTCCTGGATATCGCAGCCATGATGGTGAAACCAGGTGTTACAACCGAAGAAATCGACCACACTGTTCATCTG GCTTGTACAGCGAGGAACTGCTACCCTTCCCCTCTTAACTATTACAACTTCCCCAAATCCTGCTGCACGTCTGTCAATGAAGTCATCTGTCATGGTATCCCAGACAGAAGACCTCTACAGGAAGGAGATATCCTGAACG TGGACATCACCGTCTACCACAATGGTTTCCATGGTGACCTCAACGAAACCTTCTATGTCGGCGAGGTGGAGGAAGGAGCAAAGAAGCTGGTTCAGACCACATACGAATGCCTTATGCAAGCCATTGATTCTG TAAAGCCTGGCATCCGCTACAGAGAACTAGGTAACATCATCCAGAAGCATGCTCAGGCTAATGGATTCTCTGTGGTGAGGAGCTACTGTGGCCACGGGATCCACAGACTTTTCCACACAGCTCCCAACGTGCCGCACTATGCCA AAAACAAAGCAGTGGGTGTTATGAAGCCTGGTCACGTGTTCACCATTGAGCCCATGATATGCGAAG GTGGCTGGCAAGACGAGACGTGGCCGGACGGCTGGACGGCGGTGACCAGAGACGGGAAGCGGTCAGCTCAGTTCGAACACACCCTCCTGGTAACGGAGACCGGCTGCGAGATCCTGACCCGCCGCATGGAGGACAATGGTGATGCCCATTTCCTGAGCCAAATGTAG
- the metap1 gene encoding methionine aminopeptidase 1 isoform X3 — protein sequence MRSVASRLLLRGSTPPTDEGMASTEARRECETEGCSKDAKLQCPTCIKLGIQGSYFCSQECFKGSWTSHKLLHKKAKEDKNQNELKNCVEKDTNTDPWPGYRYTGKLRPHYPLTPMRPVPGDIQKPDYADHPRGMSESEQFLKGTSQIKILSADDIEGMRVVCKLAREVLDIAAMMVKPGVTTEEIDHTVHLACTARNCYPSPLNYYNFPKSCCTSVNEVICHGIPDRRPLQEGDILNVDITVYHNGFHGDLNETFYVGEVEEGAKKLVQTTYECLMQAIDSVKPGIRYRELGNIIQKHAQANGFSVVRSYCGHGIHRLFHTAPNVPHYAKNKAVGVMKPGHVFTIEPMICEGGWQDETWPDGWTAVTRDGKRSAQFEHTLLVTETGCEILTRRMEDNGDAHFLSQM from the exons ATGCGCAGTGTGGCCAGCCGGCTGCTTCTCCGCGGCTCCACCCCTCCAACAGACGAAGGCATGGCGAGCACCGAGGCTAGAAGGGAGTGTGAAACAGAGGGCTGCAGCAAGGACGCCAAACTTCAGTGTCCCACATGTATCAAGCTTGGGATTCAAGGCTCATATTTCTGTTCACAG GAATGTTTCAAAGGGAGCTGGACTTCTCACAAGTTGCTGCATAAAAAAGCAA AGGAGGATAAGAACCAGAATGAACTTAAAAACTGTGTTGAgaaggacacaaacacagacccatGGCCGGGTTACCGCTACACAGGAAAATTACGCCCTCATTACCCACTG ACTCCCATGAGGCCGGTGCCTGGTGATATCCAAAAACCTGACTATGCTGATCATCCCCGAG GGATGTCGGAGTCAGAGCAGTTTTTGAAGGGGACGTCGCAGATCAAGATCCTTTCTGCAGACGACATCGAAGGCATGCGAGTGGTATGCAAG CTGGCACGAGAAGTCCTGGATATCGCAGCCATGATGGTGAAACCAGGTGTTACAACCGAAGAAATCGACCACACTGTTCATCTG GCTTGTACAGCGAGGAACTGCTACCCTTCCCCTCTTAACTATTACAACTTCCCCAAATCCTGCTGCACGTCTGTCAATGAAGTCATCTGTCATGGTATCCCAGACAGAAGACCTCTACAGGAAGGAGATATCCTGAACG TGGACATCACCGTCTACCACAATGGTTTCCATGGTGACCTCAACGAAACCTTCTATGTCGGCGAGGTGGAGGAAGGAGCAAAGAAGCTGGTTCAGACCACATACGAATGCCTTATGCAAGCCATTGATTCTG TAAAGCCTGGCATCCGCTACAGAGAACTAGGTAACATCATCCAGAAGCATGCTCAGGCTAATGGATTCTCTGTGGTGAGGAGCTACTGTGGCCACGGGATCCACAGACTTTTCCACACAGCTCCCAACGTGCCGCACTATGCCA AAAACAAAGCAGTGGGTGTTATGAAGCCTGGTCACGTGTTCACCATTGAGCCCATGATATGCGAAG GTGGCTGGCAAGACGAGACGTGGCCGGACGGCTGGACGGCGGTGACCAGAGACGGGAAGCGGTCAGCTCAGTTCGAACACACCCTCCTGGTAACGGAGACCGGCTGCGAGATCCTGACCCGCCGCATGGAGGACAATGGTGATGCCCATTTCCTGAGCCAAATGTAG
- the metap1 gene encoding methionine aminopeptidase 1 isoform X4: MSLILISVFLSRCIKPCQESDTATGMSESEQFLKGTSQIKILSADDIEGMRVVCKLAREVLDIAAMMVKPGVTTEEIDHTVHLACTARNCYPSPLNYYNFPKSCCTSVNEVICHGIPDRRPLQEGDILNVDITVYHNGFHGDLNETFYVGEVEEGAKKLVQTTYECLMQAIDSVKPGIRYRELGNIIQKHAQANGFSVVRSYCGHGIHRLFHTAPNVPHYAKNKAVGVMKPGHVFTIEPMICEGGWQDETWPDGWTAVTRDGKRSAQFEHTLLVTETGCEILTRRMEDNGDAHFLSQM, from the exons ATGTCTTTAATTTTAATCTCTGTTTTCCTGAGCAGGTGTATCAAACC CTGCCAGGAGTCAGACACTGCAACAG GGATGTCGGAGTCAGAGCAGTTTTTGAAGGGGACGTCGCAGATCAAGATCCTTTCTGCAGACGACATCGAAGGCATGCGAGTGGTATGCAAG CTGGCACGAGAAGTCCTGGATATCGCAGCCATGATGGTGAAACCAGGTGTTACAACCGAAGAAATCGACCACACTGTTCATCTG GCTTGTACAGCGAGGAACTGCTACCCTTCCCCTCTTAACTATTACAACTTCCCCAAATCCTGCTGCACGTCTGTCAATGAAGTCATCTGTCATGGTATCCCAGACAGAAGACCTCTACAGGAAGGAGATATCCTGAACG TGGACATCACCGTCTACCACAATGGTTTCCATGGTGACCTCAACGAAACCTTCTATGTCGGCGAGGTGGAGGAAGGAGCAAAGAAGCTGGTTCAGACCACATACGAATGCCTTATGCAAGCCATTGATTCTG TAAAGCCTGGCATCCGCTACAGAGAACTAGGTAACATCATCCAGAAGCATGCTCAGGCTAATGGATTCTCTGTGGTGAGGAGCTACTGTGGCCACGGGATCCACAGACTTTTCCACACAGCTCCCAACGTGCCGCACTATGCCA AAAACAAAGCAGTGGGTGTTATGAAGCCTGGTCACGTGTTCACCATTGAGCCCATGATATGCGAAG GTGGCTGGCAAGACGAGACGTGGCCGGACGGCTGGACGGCGGTGACCAGAGACGGGAAGCGGTCAGCTCAGTTCGAACACACCCTCCTGGTAACGGAGACCGGCTGCGAGATCCTGACCCGCCGCATGGAGGACAATGGTGATGCCCATTTCCTGAGCCAAATGTAG
- the LOC115413150 gene encoding alcohol dehydrogenase class-3 chain L: protein MATVGKVITCRAAVAWEAGKPLVMEEVQVAPPKAGEVRLKIVATGICHTDSYTLSGSDPEGVFPVVLGHEGAGIVESVGEGVTKFQPGDTVIPLYIPQCGECKFCKNPKTNLCQKIRITQGRGLMPDGTSRFSCKGKSLFHFMGCSTFSEYTVVADISLAKVDHRAPLDKVCLLGCGISTGYGAALNTAKVEAGSICAVFGLGALGLAAIMGCKAAGATRIIGIDLNPDKFKTAREFGATDVVNPKDHSKPIQEVLVEMTDGGVDFSFECVGNVAIMRAALEACHKGWGTSVIIGVAAAGQEISTRPFQLVTGRTWKGTAFGGYKSVDSVPKLVEEYMSKKLKVDEFVTHTLPFEKITDGFDLMHAGKCIRVVLKF from the exons ATGGCAACTGTCGGAAAG GTGATCACATGCAGAGCTGCAGTAGCATGGGAGGCTGGGAAACCTCTTGTGATGGAGGAGGTGCAGGTGGCCCCTCCTAAAGCTGGAGAGGTCCGCCTCAAG ATCGTGGCCACAGGCATCTGTCACACTGACTCGTACACTCTGAGTGGCTCCGACCCTGAGGGGGTTTTCCCTGTGGTGCTTGGCCATGAAGGAGCTGGCATCGTGGAAAGTGTTGGAGAGGGAGTCACCAAGTTTCAACCAG GAGACACAGTCATACCCTTGTATATCCCACAATGTGGAGAGTGCAAATTCTGTAAAAATCCCAAAACCAACTTGTGCCAAAAGATCAG GATCACTCAGGGTAGAGGTTTAATGCCAGACGGGACGAGCCGTTTCTCCTGCAAAGGCAAGAGCCTGTTCCACTTCATGGGCTGCAGTACATTCTCTGAGTACACTGTGGTGGCAGATATATCTCTGGCCAAGGTGGACCACAGGGCTCCTCTGGACAAGGTGTGTCTGCTGGGCTGTGGCATTTCCACTGGATATGGAGCAGCTCTCAACACCGCTAAG GTGGAGGCTGGTTCAATCTGTGCAGTGTTCGGCTTGGGGGCGCTGGGCCTGGCGGCCATCATGGGCTGTAAAGCAGCCGGGGCGACCAGGATTATAGGAATCGATCTCAACCCTGACAAGTTTAAAACTGCTCGAGAGTTTGGAGCCACCGATGTGGTGAACCCTAAGGACCACAGCAAACCCATCCAAGAGGTCCTGGTGGAGATGACGGATGGAGGCGTGGACTTCTCCTTTGAATGTGTGGGAAATGTGGCAATCATG AGAGCCGCCCTGGAGGCCTGTCATAAAGGATGGGGCACTAGTGTCATCATTGGGGTGGCAGCGGCCGGGCAGGAGATTTCCACCAGGCCATTCCAGCTGGTGACTGGACGTACCTGGAAAGGCACTGCCTTCGGAG GTTACAAGAGTGTTGACAGTGTTCCCAAACTGGTGGAGGAGTATATGAGCAAGAAGCTGAaagtggatgaatttgtgactCACACTCTGCCCTTTGAGAAGATCACTGATGGTTTTGAtctaatgcatgctgggaaatg CATTCGAGTCGTCCTCAAGTTCTAG
- the eif4eb gene encoding eukaryotic translation initiation factor 4eb: MATAEPETNPSPSQPDEDGAEETGQEIVSPEAYIKHPLQNKWSLWFFKNDKSKTWQANLRLISKFDTVEDFWALYNHIQLSSNLMSGCDYSLFKDGIEPMWEDERNKRGGRWLITLTKQQRRLDLDRYWLETLLCLVGEAFDDYSDDVCGAVVNIRTKGDKIAVWTSDYENREAVTHIGRVYKERLGLPMKMTIGYQSHADTATKSGSTTKNKFVV, translated from the exons ATGGCGACTGCCGAACCG GAAACCAACCCCAGTCCTTCCCAGCCTGATGAAGATGGAGCTGAGGAGACTGGACAGGAGATTGTGAGCCCAGAGGCCTACATCAAGCACCCCCTCCAGAACAA ATGGTCTCTCTGGTTCTTCAAGAATGACAAGAGCAAAACATGGCAGGCCAACCTGCGACTCATCTCTAAATTTGACACAGTGGAAGATTTCTGGGC tctCTACAACCATATCCAATTGTCAAGCAACCTCATGTCAGGTTGTGATTATTCCCTTTTCAAG GATGGCATTGAACCCATGTGGGAGGATGAGAGGAACAAGCGTGGAGGGCGCTGGCTGATCACACTCACCAAGCAGCAGAGGAGATTAGACTTGGACCGCTACTGGCTGGAAACT CTCCTATGCCTAGTCGGAGAGGCCTTCGACGACTACAGCGACGACGTCTGCGGAGCCGTGGTTAATATCCGCACAAAGGGAGATAAAATAGCCGTGTGGACATCAGACTACGAGAACCGGGAAGCTGTAACACACATAGG GAGAGTTTACAAGGAGCGTTTGGGGCTTCCCATGAAGATGACTATTGGCTACCAATCCCACGCAGACACAGCTACCAAAAGCGGCTCAACCACCAAGAACAAATTTGTTGTTTGA